In Miscanthus floridulus cultivar M001 chromosome 5, ASM1932011v1, whole genome shotgun sequence, one genomic interval encodes:
- the LOC136453417 gene encoding vacuolar protein sorting-associated protein 36-like → MSAAAADWLPTASVTASGRPVLSAGEVERNLLPLVDLEPEENPRLAPLRASLLALTSHRLIFLHEPSRSARGLPLAAVVHAYPPHRRHSHNPLRSLFSSSSSSSQHPRIRLQISMPPARSEVIAIVVTCKVDVDVFFGRLLEAIRARAWEVVPAAAPSSGTPVAEGAAPAEDIAIRMPVVGVSGILRMEQESWESAGQNLQDAFQDLNALMSKAKEMMQLAEKMRLKLLMNSSTESNSNDEEMGSKQDMQDLLLSVGIVSPVTKETAGALYHQQLSLQLADFVRIPLEKAGGMMALVDVYCLFNRARGTELISPEDLLQACSLWEKVDVPVMLRKFDSGVKVIQTKTHSDEEVFARISSLAQKPDALQKGISPSDAAFTLGIAPALAKEHLLNAENKGLLCRDVSPDGFRFFINLFNEIDAQNIYSQKPHGLYNAWISVAMASH, encoded by the exons ATGTCCGCCGCCGCAGCCGACTGGCTCCCGACAGCGTCCGTGACGGCGTCCGGCCGCCCGGTGCTTTCCGCAGGCGAGGTGGAGCGGAATCTCCTCCCGCTCGTGGACCTCGAGCCCGAGGAGAACCCGCGCCTCGCGCCCCTCCGCGCCTCCCTCCTCGCGCTCACTTCCCACCGCCTCATCTTCCTCCACGAGCCGTCCCGCTCCGCGCGCGGCCTCCCGCTCGCCGCCGTCGTCCATGCCTACCCTCCCCACCGCAGGCACAGCCACAACCCCCTCCGCTCCCTCTTCTCCTCCTCATCTTCCTCGTCGCAGCATCCCCGCATCCGCCTCCAGATCTCCATGCCACCCGCGCGGTCGGAGGTCATCGCCATCGTCGTGACCTGTAAGGTTGACGTTGATGTGTTCTTCGGGAGGCTGCTCGAGGCGATCCGTGCAAGGGCTTGGGAGGTGGTCCCCGCAGCTGCTCCGTCGAGCGGCACGCCGGTGGCGGAGGGGGCCGCGCCTGCGGAGGACATCGCGATCCGGATGCCCGTTGTTGGGGTCTCGGGGATACTGCGGATGGAGCAGGAGTCATGGGAGAGCGCCGGGCAGAACTTGCAAGATGCGTTCCAGGATCTCAATGCCCTCATG AGCAAAGCTAAGGAAATGATGCAGTTAGCAGAGAAAATGAGGCTCAAGCTATTAATGAACTCATCTACTGAATCAAATTCCAATGATGAAGAGATGGGTTCTAAGCAAGACATGCAGGATTTGCTATTGAGTGTTGGCATTGTGTCTCCTGTGACGAAAGAAACTGCTGGTGCGTTGTATCATCAGCAGTTGTCACTACAG CTGGCGGACTTTGTAAGAATACCGCTTGAGAAAGCAGGTGGTATGATGGCACTAGTTGATGTTTATTGTCTCTTCAACCGTGCTAGGGGAACAg AGTTAATCTCACCAGAGGACCTTTTGCAAGCTTGTTCGCTGTGGGAGAAAGTTGATGT CCCAGTCATGCTCAGGAAATTTGATAGTGGAGTGAAGGTGATCCAGACCAAGACACATAGTGATGAAGAG GTATTTGCAAGAATCTCATCACTTGCACAGAAGCCGGATGCTCTTCAGAAAGGGATTAGCCCAAGTGATGCTGCATTCACACTGGGAATTGCTCCAGCTTTAGCGAAGGAGCATCTTCTAAATGCAGAAAACAAAG GCCTGTTGTGCAGAGATGTTAGTCCAGATGGATTCCGCTTTTTTATCAATTTATTTAATGAAATTGATGCCCAAAATATTTACTC GCAAAAACCCCATGGGCTGTACAACGCTTGGATCTCCGTTGCGATGGCATCTCACTGA
- the LOC136453418 gene encoding uncharacterized protein gives MTSLLFETPTGFAVFNFYAIGLYVPNAIESIWVNFAEHFLAEDTVWLNEFQTFDDKSSAINVDTGIDEKLTMMIMKWHRPKTKLLVGKPEYKSIIEKAWG, from the exons ATGACCTCTCTCCTGTTTGAGACTCCTACTGGCTTCGCAGTCTTCAATTTTTATGCAATCGGCCTCTACGTACCAAATGCCATAGAG AGTATCTGGGTAAACTTTGCTGAGCATTTTCTGGCAGAAGAT ACTGTTTGGCTGAATGAATTTCAAACCTTTGATGACAAGTCAAGTGCCATTAATGTTGATACTGGTATTGATGAAAAGCTTACAATGATGATCATGAAGTGGCACCGCCCTAAGACGAAATTGCTTGTTGGGAAGccagaatataaatcaatcaTTGAAAAAGCTTG GGGATAA